In Pirellula sp. SH-Sr6A, the DNA window AAGTCGATCCAAAAACTTCGCGAACGACTCCAAATAGTACTGGTCGATTCTCGCTACTTTTTTCGCCAACTCCGGCACGCGTTGATTGTGCGTGAGGTAGTGATGCCCCTCTGGAATACCAATTTGCGGGAAGATCTTGTTACTACCGTCGTACGCAAGGAGCAATGTCGCGATCCGTGTCGAATCGGTTTGGAACGCGAGAGCGAGCATGTCGTACATAATCTCCATATAGGAGGCAAAGTCTGGAGGGATGCCGACGGGCTGTGGCTGTGTGGTGGATGGGGCCTCTTCGAACTTCTCCGCAGCTTCGATACGCTTTTCCATCTCGCGGACCACGCTCAAGTATTCGTCGAACTTGCGACGATCGTTGATGCCCAAATTGCGTTCCAAGCTCTTCGCTTCTTCGAGAACAAAATCGAGCACGCTCCGCTGTGTCGCTTGCCTCTGCAAGAAGTTCTTTTCCCTTTCACCAGGCTCTCCCGCACCGAAAAGCCTTTCAAAAACCAACCTAGGATTCGCTTCAGGCGTCATCGGGGTCGTGGGGGAACTCCATGCCAAATTGTATTGGTAGGCGCACGCGTAGCCGGAATCGCAACTCCCTGAATTGCGAATCAAGTCCGAGGTCAGCTCGAGCGAAGGAAACCGTGTGACGCTCCCCAATCGTTGCGCTGCGACTTGGTCGATCGACACGCCCACTTGGATATCGCTCCCTGCCGTTTTTCGCGCGCGCATGCCGGTTAAGAATGTTGCATTGGCTCTCGCATGATCGCCAGCCCCATCCGGACCTGCCGTGGCATTGATGTGATCCAGTCCACCGAGGACTTGAAAATGGGATTTCACCGGCTCCAAGGGCAGCATCGTTTCGTTCAGCTCAAATCCCTCTTTAGGGAACCAATGGTCCTGCTGGACTCCGTTTGGAATCGACATGAATGCCATGCGCAGCGGAGCGCCGGTGGCTGTCACCGCTTGCCGCCCCGATGCCACTGCTGCACGAACATTCCGGCCCGCCCCCCATGACAACATTGCCGGGACAGCAATCGACAATCCGGAGGCTCGCAGAAAGGCGCGACGGTGCAACATCTTGTTTTCCCGGTGAATTCGGTAGTTTTGTTTCATCATCGATTCGCTTTGCAGAGAGGTTAGGGTTGTCGAGTTATATAGCGTTGGTTTTGGAAAGGGGATGACTGGATCACTCCGTCGAGCAATACGCGAAACTTACCTCCGTTTTGCTCCAGAGCTTCGACGATTTTGTCGACGCTGTGCTCGTCGGTGGGTTCGATCCCCCACCCCAATGCGAAGGTCATCAGTTTTTCCGTGACACAGCGGTACAAGTCGCCGGCATGGTTCTGCCGCAAAACCTTCTTGAGTTCCCGAATGTCTTGAAAGGACTCGCCGGTGATCAAGCTTCCAGTCGGATCGATTGCCACCCCCTTTTCATCGGTGCGCCACATTCCGAGGGCGTTGAAGTTCTCCAGCGCCAGTCCCAGCGGATCCATACGCGCGTGACAGGAAGCGCAAAGAGCGGATTCGCGATGGACTGACAGCAACTCGCGCAAACTCGGCTCGCGTCCTTCAAATCGAGATCCTGAATCCTCTAACTCTGGAACAGCCGCAGGAGCCGGCGGGGCAGGGGTCCCTAGCAAATTATCCAAAACGAACAGTCCTCGCTTGACTGGCGACGTGCGCGTCGGATTCGACGTTACCAAAAGCATGGATGCGTGGGTCATCACCCCACCTCGCGGACTGTCCGGCGGCAATTCGACACGACGCATCTCGTCTCCCCGCACTCCGGAAATGCCGTAGTGCTCCGCCAACCGCTCATTCAGGAACGTATAGTCGCAGTCGAACAAATCGAGCAGGGACCGATCTTCCGTAACAATATGCTCCACCAGCATCTCCGTCTCGCGTCGCATCGCACGCTTCAAATCGGCATTGAATCGGTCCGACACCTCGCGCAACTCTTGGAACCTTGCTCGATCCTTTTGTTCACTCGGATCGACCGGCTCACCCGGTCTACGTCGAAACCGCCCGCGAAATGCCTCCCTCAAACGATCGAATTCCTCTTGATGCCCCAGAACGACCAAGGGGTCGATAGCGATCTGCGTCACATCGCGAGTCCGAAGCCACTGGCCAACGAAGTTCGAAACGAATTGCGAGGCTTTGGGATCTCTTAGCATCCGATCGACTTGCGGTCCGAGATTGGCTCGCAACGCCCCTTTCTCAGCCAAACCGATCAACTCGCCATCGGGCATGGTCGACCACAAAAAATAGGAGAGTCGCGCCGCCAGCGTCCGCTCGTCCGTCGGCCCGTAGGCTCGATTTTCATCACCTTCGATAGGGGGATCGATCCGAAACAGAAATCGAGGTGAAGCCAACACGCTCACCATTGCCTCGGCGATTCCGGACTCAAAGGTTGCTCCCGGCAAACGCCACTTCCCTTCTGCGATGGTGACCAGTCTCTCCACCGTCGATCGCTCGACCGGTCCTCGGAACGCTCGGGAT includes these proteins:
- a CDS encoding DUF1552 domain-containing protein, with the translated sequence MMKQNYRIHRENKMLHRRAFLRASGLSIAVPAMLSWGAGRNVRAAVASGRQAVTATGAPLRMAFMSIPNGVQQDHWFPKEGFELNETMLPLEPVKSHFQVLGGLDHINATAGPDGAGDHARANATFLTGMRARKTAGSDIQVGVSIDQVAAQRLGSVTRFPSLELTSDLIRNSGSCDSGYACAYQYNLAWSSPTTPMTPEANPRLVFERLFGAGEPGEREKNFLQRQATQRSVLDFVLEEAKSLERNLGINDRRKFDEYLSVVREMEKRIEAAEKFEEAPSTTQPQPVGIPPDFASYMEIMYDMLALAFQTDSTRIATLLLAYDGSNKIFPQIGIPEGHHYLTHNQRVPELAKKVARIDQYYLESFAKFLDRLSRMEDIDGQSILHNSMIVYGGAIADGNRHTHENLPVILAGHAGGRFHPGQYRALEKQPMSNLFVTMLNEFGVEVDSFGDSNGRIETL
- a CDS encoding DUF1592 domain-containing protein, coding for MKRLNFDSGAVGIGISRFAVAACFSLAGSSIQAQSPAVDSSVVPASAPVERVDFVEHIRPLLERVCSDCHNDENSEGNVSFEGIAKETDHASHADIWWKALKNVRAGIMPPSGSERLSDAEKEMLATWVKTEAFGIDLMNPDPGRGVIRRLNRAEYGNTIQDLMGITFDASLFFPPDDSGHGFDNVGDALSFSPMLMEKYLKAARLVVDLAVPTVSKIVPKQEFTGRDFLKNGEPMKGSSVDGKVPAKVVRSLQVSEAGEYRINIGVKLHGSFDFDPARYRVWVRWDDQLKSDEEYGWNENKLLVSEYREQLEAGDHRIEFELQPVAPKSDEEEKSAPGMSTNVRFEIAYVRIEGPTGTTKLVAPPHYERFFTRPEPPDAPEQRREYALELLERFASRAFRGPVERSTVERLVTIAEGKWRLPGATFESGIAEAMVSVLASPRFLFRIDPPIEGDENRAYGPTDERTLAARLSYFLWSTMPDGELIGLAEKGALRANLGPQVDRMLRDPKASQFVSNFVGQWLRTRDVTQIAIDPLVVLGHQEEFDRLREAFRGRFRRRPGEPVDPSEQKDRARFQELREVSDRFNADLKRAMRRETEMLVEHIVTEDRSLLDLFDCDYTFLNERLAEHYGISGVRGDEMRRVELPPDSPRGGVMTHASMLLVTSNPTRTSPVKRGLFVLDNLLGTPAPPAPAAVPELEDSGSRFEGREPSLRELLSVHRESALCASCHARMDPLGLALENFNALGMWRTDEKGVAIDPTGSLITGESFQDIRELKKVLRQNHAGDLYRCVTEKLMTFALGWGIEPTDEHSVDKIVEALEQNGGKFRVLLDGVIQSSPFQNQRYITRQP